The DNA sequence TACGACCAGATCGACAACGCGCCGGAAGAGCGGGCGCGCGGCATCACCATTGCGACCGCGCACGTCGAGTACGAGTCCCCGACCCGCCACTACGCGCACGTCGACTGCCCCGGTCACGCCGACTATGTGAAGAACATGATCACCGGTGCGGCGCAGATGGACGGCGCCATCCTGGTGGTGTCGGCGGCCGACGGCCCGATGCCGCAGACCCGCGAGCACATCCTGCTGGCGCGTCAGGTGGGCGTGCCGTACATCGTCGTGTTCCTGAACAAGGCCGACATGGTCGACGACCCCGAACTGCTCGAGCTGGTCGAGATGGAAGTGCGCGAACTGCTGACCCAGTACGGCTTCCCGGGCGACGACACCCCGATCGTGACCGGCAGCGCGCTGAAGGCGCTCGAGGGCGACCAGAGCGAAATCGGCGTGCCGGCCATCCTGAAACTGGTCGACGCCATCGACAGCTACATCCCGCTGCCGGAGCGCGCCATCGACGGCGCGTTCCTGATGCCGGTCGAGGACGTGTTCTCCATCTCCGGGCGCGGCACCGTAGTGACCGGTCGTGTCGAGCGGGGCATCGTCAAGGTCGGTGACGAAATCGAGATCGTGGGCATGCGCCCGACCATCAAGACCACCTGCACCGGCGTGGAAATGTTCCGCAAGCTGCTGGACCAGGGCCAGGCGGGCGACAACGTGGGCGTGCTGCTGCGCGGCACCAAGCGGGACGAGGTCGAGCGTGGTCAAGTGCTGTGCAAGCCCGGCTCGATCACCCCGCACACCAAGTTCGAGGCCGAGGTGTACATCCTGTCCAAGGACGAGGGCGGGCGCCACACGCCGTTCTTCAAGGGCTACCGCCCGCAGTTCTACTTCCGGACCACCGACGTGACCGGCAGCTGCGAGCTGCCGGCGGGCACCGAGATGGTGATGCCGGGCGACAACGTGAACCTGCAGGTATCGCTGATCACGCCGATCGCGATGGACGACGGCCTGCGGTTTGCGATCCGCGAGGGCGGCCGCACGGTCGGCGCCGGCGTGGTTGTCAAGGTGATCGAGTAAGCACCATGGCCGGACAGAAGATTCGCATCCGTTTGAAATCCTTCTCGCATCAGCTGATCGACAAGTCGGCGCGCGAGATCGTCGACACCGCCAAGCGTACCGGCTCACGTGTGCACGGGCCGATCCCGCTGCCGGTGAAGATCGAACGCTTCACGCTGCTGCGCTCGCCGCACAAGGACAAGGATTCGCGCGATCAGTTCGAGATTCGCACCCACAAGCGGTTGATGGACATCATCGACCCGACCGACAAGACGGTGGATGCGCTGATGAATCTGGATCTGGCCGCCGGCGTGGACGTGCATATCAAGCTCAGCTGACGGCCGTGGGCAGGCCCCGAAGGGTGGGGTTGCAGCCCGGGCGATTTGGATAACAGGTAAGGGAACCAGGCATGGCCATTGGTTTGGTGGGCCGCAAGTGCGGCATGACACGAATATTCACGCCGGAAGGCGCCGGGGTGCCGGTGACGGTGGTCGACGTGTCCAACAATCGCGTGGTGCAGGTGCGCACCGCCGAGGTGGACGGCTATCGAGCCGTGCAGGTCTCGCGCGGCAGCAAGCGTGCGGCGCTGGTCGACAAGGCCCTGGCCGGGCACTACGCCAAGGCCGGGGTCGAGCCCGGACGCAGCCTGACCGAGTTTCGCCTGCCCGAAGGCGCAGGTGACGAGTTGGCGGTTGGCGACACCCTGTCCCCCGATCAGTTCGAGGCAGGCCAGATGGTCAGCGTGACCGGTGTGACGCGCGGCCGGGGGTTCACCGGCACCGTGGCGCGCTGGGGTTTTCGCGGCGGCGACGCCACGCACGGCAACTCGCTGTCGCACCGTGCGCCGGGCTCCATCGGTCAGAACCAGACGCCGGGCCGCGTGTTTCCGGGCAAGAAGATGGCTGGTCACGCCGGCGATGTGCAGCGTACGCAGCGCAATCTCGAGGTGATCAAGGTAGACGCGCAGCGCGGCCTGCTGCTGATCAAGGGCGCGGTGCCCGGGCCAACGGGTGGTGAGCTGATCGTGCGGCCGATCGTGAGCGGCAAGAAGGCAGGGGCGTGACATGGAAATGCCAGTAACCGCGATCGAAGGCACCGTCGGCAGCGTAATGCTTGCCGATGCCGTGTTCGATCGGCCGTTCAACGAAGGTCTGGTGCACCAGATGGTGGTGGCCTTCATGGCCAATGCGCGCCAGGCCGACGCCAAGCAGAAAACCCGCACCGAAGTGCGTGGCGGTGGCCGCAAGCC is a window from the Immundisolibacter sp. genome containing:
- the tuf gene encoding elongation factor Tu, translating into MSKAKFERTKPHVNVGTIGHVDHGKTTLTAALTKIGAERFGGEFKAYDQIDNAPEERARGITIATAHVEYESPTRHYAHVDCPGHADYVKNMITGAAQMDGAILVVSAADGPMPQTREHILLARQVGVPYIVVFLNKADMVDDPELLELVEMEVRELLTQYGFPGDDTPIVTGSALKALEGDQSEIGVPAILKLVDAIDSYIPLPERAIDGAFLMPVEDVFSISGRGTVVTGRVERGIVKVGDEIEIVGMRPTIKTTCTGVEMFRKLLDQGQAGDNVGVLLRGTKRDEVERGQVLCKPGSITPHTKFEAEVYILSKDEGGRHTPFFKGYRPQFYFRTTDVTGSCELPAGTEMVMPGDNVNLQVSLITPIAMDDGLRFAIREGGRTVGAGVVVKVIE
- the rpsJ gene encoding 30S ribosomal protein S10 gives rise to the protein MAGQKIRIRLKSFSHQLIDKSAREIVDTAKRTGSRVHGPIPLPVKIERFTLLRSPHKDKDSRDQFEIRTHKRLMDIIDPTDKTVDALMNLDLAAGVDVHIKLS
- the rplC gene encoding 50S ribosomal protein L3, producing MAIGLVGRKCGMTRIFTPEGAGVPVTVVDVSNNRVVQVRTAEVDGYRAVQVSRGSKRAALVDKALAGHYAKAGVEPGRSLTEFRLPEGAGDELAVGDTLSPDQFEAGQMVSVTGVTRGRGFTGTVARWGFRGGDATHGNSLSHRAPGSIGQNQTPGRVFPGKKMAGHAGDVQRTQRNLEVIKVDAQRGLLLIKGAVPGPTGGELIVRPIVSGKKAGA